In Nicotiana tabacum cultivar K326 chromosome 2, ASM71507v2, whole genome shotgun sequence, the following proteins share a genomic window:
- the LOC142166515 gene encoding uncharacterized protein LOC142166515, producing the protein MDEEIQIIRKTASSQQHDSKNAEIRRSEVSKISELEGDVEKRLKTHNSLLNTVAGSSTASSTSAKKKEEIKPRYTNINMNNLFSKPFVQKNIQNTQNEIFLPPQINTYKESLNQAKKTYNHITRTYIDNIHKIQNFLNKNPRSQTTQNPNEDYITHYLTGYNKLIALPNTNAKLVATCYNYGLLDTVYTQTGQEIATIPELHRAFMQYKRITKGTLFYIRFYSATAEILYEEIKPIIQVIKIGLTREMLVPERIEEQEEIEKINIPDFYANKRIIGISTILNELANNYLNQNAIWSYYSREQTMIYSNCREIREADMEELRQWVLSLLKPEQPTTTRAIRTNFISPELLTRYCKLISHKYPDHICSKCKGEDNIVPDVQLE; encoded by the coding sequence ATGGATGAAGAGATACAGATAATAAGAAAAACAGCTagtagtcagcagcatgactcaaaAAATGCGGAGATAAGACGATCGGAAGTCTCTAAAATTTCAGAGCTAGAAGGTGACGTTGAGAAACGCCTAAAAACTCATAACAGTTTGCTAAATACAGTTGCAGGAAGCAGCACAGCTAGCAGTACATctgcaaagaagaaggaagagatTAAACCTAGATACACAAATATAAATatgaataatttattttcaaaaccgTTTGTAcagaaaaatatccaaaatacccaGAACGAAATATTTCTACCACCTCAGATAAATACCTATAAAGAAAGTCTGAACCAAGCCAAAAAAACATACAACCATATAACCCGTACATATATAGACAATATACACAAAATACAAAACTTTTTAAACAAAAACCCAAGATCCCAAACTACCCAGAATCCAAATGAAGATTATATTACCCATTACCTAACTGGATACAATAAATTAATAGCCCTACCAAATACAAATGCAAAACTAGTAGCCACTTGCTACAATTATGGATTACTAGATACTGTATATACACAAACAGGACAGGAGATAGCTACCATACCGGAGCTACACAGAGCATTTATGCAATACAAAAGAATAACTAAAGGAACATTATTCTATATACGATTTTATTCAGCCACAGCAGAGATATTATATGAAGAGATAAAGCCTATCATACAAGTTATCAAGATCGGACTTACAAGAGAAATGCTCGTaccagaaagaatagaagaacaagaagagatagaaaaaataaatattccagaCTTTTATGCAAATAAAAGGATTATTGGAATATCCACTATACTAAATGAGCTggcaaacaactacctaaatcaGAATGCTATTTGGAGTTATTATTCAAGAGaacaaacaatgatatattcaaatTGCAGAGAAATACGAGAAGCAGATATGGAGGAATTAAGACAATGGGTCTTAAGTCTTTTAAAACCAGAACAACCTACAACTACAAGAGCTATAAGGACAAACTTCATTTCTCCAGAACTGTTAACAAGATATTGCAAGCTAATCAGTCataaatatccagaccacatatgctcaaaatgcaaaggagaagataaCATTGTTCCAGACGTACAACTGGAATAA